In Paludibaculum fermentans, the genomic stretch AAATGGGAAATTCGGATTTTTGATCCAGGAACCCACCGCCCAGGCTGTCTCTGAGGGCTTAGTGGATGCCTTCAGCAACGCCGATCGGCTGCGGCGCATGGGAGAGGCGGGCCAGACGGAATGTCTTCGCCGTTACACCTGGGAGAGAACAGCGGAGCGGATTGCACGCGTCATGGGTCTGCCTGGGGCCCCCGCCCAGCCCGCGTTCACGAATCATCGATCGAAGGAATTTACTGCATGAATAACGCCCGGTGGATTGTCGTGACCACCATCAATCCGCCCACCGAAACGGTGCGGCGTCTCGCGGAGCTGTGCCCTGAATGGCAGATCCTCGTAGTCGGCGACCGGAAGACGCCGCCCGATTGGCACTACCCTGGTGTTCGTTTCCTCAGCGTCGACGAGCAAAAGACCTTGCCCTTCGCCCTGGCCGAGCGCTCACCCTTCAATCACTACGCCCGCAAAAATCTGGGGTACCTCTACGCCATCGCGCACGGGGCGGAAGTTCTGCTCGAAACGGACGACGACAATATCCCCTACGACTGGTATCCGGGCGCTGTCAGCCCGGCAATCGTCGCCCGGAGTGTCGAGTCGGCCGGCTGGCAGAACGTCTATCGTCACTTCTCTTCGGCGCGAATTTGGCCTCGTGGATTTCCGCTGGAGTTCGTCAACGAGAGCCTTCGCACGGACTGCGCGCTCTCTCCCCCTTTTGAACAGACCTGCGCGATCCAACAGTTCCTCGCCGACGAGAACCCCGACGTGGACGCAGTCTACCGGCTCACAACCGAAGGCGACATCTTCTTCCGCGGCGAAGACGTAGTGCTCGGCTCCGGCTCCTGGTGCCCCTTCAACTCGCAGAACACACTCTGGTGGCCGCAGGCATTCACCTACCTCTATCTACCCTGCAGCGCCACATTCCGCATGACCGACATCTGGCGCTCGTTTGTCGCCCAGGCCTGCCTCTTCGCGTCCGGAGGGCGGCTGGCCTTCCGCGGCGCCAATATGTTCCAGCGCCGCAACGATCACAGCCTCATCCGGGACTTTGCGGATGAAGTAAGTGGCTACCTGAACAACGTTGCGATTATGGATAAGCTCAGCCGCCTGCCCCTCGCCGGCATCGACCCGGCAGCTCAGCTCGACGCCTGCTATGAGCAGATGACGGCCTCCGGCTACCTCCGCCCCGAAGAACTGGACCTGGCCCGGCTTTGGCTCGCCGATTTGCAGTCCGCGCGGATCCAGGCGCAGTCTGCCAAACCGTCATTACCTCTCATCGCATGACTGTTTGTCTCCAATGAACACCGAACCGACACGCTATTCGCAGGCGCTCAATGCCCTGCGATTCTTCGCCGCAATGTGGATTGTCTTTGCACATTTCGGCATTCGGCCGCTCGGCGCACTCGGCCTGCCCGCCGCGTTCCTGGACCTCCTGCAAACGAGGTCGATTGCGACATCTTTCTTTTTCCTTCTCTCCGGCTTCCTGCTGACACAGTCCCTCTACGGGAAAAGGGTCCGCATCCGCTCCTTCCTGACCCGGCGCATCACGAAGCTCTACCCCGTACATGCGCTCTGTTTCCTGGCCATGGTCCCCACCGCCTTCATCGGGCTGGATAGGATTCGCGGGGAGGACGTCGCGGTGCACAGCCTCCTGTGGCTCACAATGGTCCATGGCTTCTTCCCGAAGGTCCAGCTCCTCTACAACTCTCCCGCTTGGGCGGTCACGAGCTTTGCTTTGGGCTACGGCGCAATCCTGTGGACGCGCCGCTGGACCCGCTGGAGCACCGCCGCCCTGCTCGCTGCAATGGGGCTCTTCTGGATCATCGACCTGGCTCCGAATCTGTGGCTGGTGACGCACTTCAGGCAATCGTTCCAATACTCTTTTCCCGGTGACCCGGCGGTCCATGTCGCCCCCGAGCTCGACCAGGCGACTTCGTTCATTCACGCGTTCCCGCCCCTTCGAATCCTGGAGGTGATGTTCGGCTCAGTTTTGGCTCTTCTCGCGAATCGAGTGCAGCCGGCGGACAAGCCACACTGGTGGGCTGGCGACTCGTTTCTGGCTGCGTCGGGACTGGCGACAGCGATCTTTCTCTCTGTCATGGGCAGCAGTTTCACCACACGGTTTCTGGCCGGCCATGCCCTGTTCCTGCCACTGTTGGCCGTGCTCGTTCTCGGCGTCTGGTTCAACCGCGGCAACCTGGAACGCCTGCTTTCGAACCCCCTGCTGCAGTTGGGCGGCAGCAGTTCCATGTTGATCTACTTCGGCCATTGGCCCGCATGTTGGGGCATCATCTGGTTCGCACAGAAGTTCGGAGGGCTGTCCGCCAGGCAGACCATGGAGAGCCCAATGGTCTTCCTCATCATGCTGGCCGGCTCCATCCTGCCTGCATTGCTTCTCCAGCGCCCCTATGATAAGTTCTGCGGCGATATTGCCAGACGGCTGGGCGCCTACTGGATCCCGGCCTCGATGGTGACCCCGCTGCCGGCGGAATCGTCCGCGGCCCGGCGCTCGACCTCGGAATCGGCGTCCGCGGCAAGACTGACAGGAGAGATCGTCTAGGAGGAGTGCAGGCATTGTCCCGTGAGAGCTTCGCCGCTGTATATCGGCAGCTAAGGCTGTTCTGTCTGGTCCTGTCGGCCGCCGGCCTTGCCCGGGGAACCTCACCTGTTCCCGTTTCCGCGGAACCCGCCCAGCAGCCCTCGTGTTCACTCTCTTCCTTCGCCTCAAACTGGATCGCCCAGGCCCCACCAGTGGCTGGCACCCGGAAAGTAGTCGTACTCGGCTCTTCGAGTGCGGCCGGAGTCGGCGCCACCCGCTACGAGCTCTCCTGGGTGGGCTTGCTCACCTCGGAACTTCGCAACCGCGGCTTCGAGGTCGTCAACAGTTCCATCAGCGGCAGCGGCACCAGCACCTCGCTGGCTCGCTTCGACTCCGACGTGACGCCCCAGCAACCAGACTTCGTGGTCCTCGCCACCTCCATCTTCAACGAAGGGTTCGTGAATGCACCGCAAGCCGCCTGGTCCCGCTACATCGCCAACACCCGGGAACTCATCCGCAGGACGCGGGAACTCGGCGCCATCCCCATCGTCGTTGGCATGTACCCGAGCGATTTCTATACCGCAACCAACATCGCCTTGATCTCTCAGCTATACCGGACGGAGGAAACTCTGGGCGTCCCCATGTGGGATTTCTGGAGTATCGTTTCGGACCCCACGGGCAATTGGCTGCCCGGCCTGACTCGGGATGGCCTGCATCCCACCGATGCCGGACACAGCTACTTCTTCAACTCGATCCCTCTTTCCTTGTTCGATATCGCCTACCGCCCATCCCAGGAAGACATGGAAAGCACCCCCGGCTCCTGGCAGACGCCAACCGCGGGTGAGGGCTTGGAGTTGGGGCGAATCGACATCGCGCTCGACCGCGCCAGCGACTCCTGGACCTCGGCCGCCTGGATCCAGGACGCGGGAGAGAACGAATGGCGTGTCTATCTGCGCTTCGGTTCTGACCAGGGCGAACGCTATCGGCTCGAACGCCACGCCACGAACCTGGTTCTGAGGGAAGGCGAATCGGAAACGCTCCTGGTGCCCGTCACGGTTGGACCAGGCCGGACTTGGCGCCATGTCGCCGTCTCTTACCAGTTCGCGACTCGGAGCCTGCGTGTCTACCTGGATGGTCTCCTCGTTGGGCAGTACCAAACGGCCCAGCCCGAACCGATGTCCCGTTTCGAATTCGGCAGCGGTTGCCTGAATTGCTCCTTCAGCGATCTGGCCGTGTACAGATCGAACCTCGACTCGGATCAGCTCGCGCAAATCATGACGGGTCTGATCCCCCGGCGATCGCTTGAGTTCTGGGCGCCGCTTCGGGAACTCAACCTGCTGCCCCGCAATTTGGCCCGTACGAATCCCTCTTTGAGCGTGTCAGGCGCCTGGCAATATCAATCGGGCGAGGCCCCGGCTCTCTGCGGGCGCGACAATACACAGCAGCAGTCGCCAGCTCGGGGTTCGGAACCGTCTGGCGCGGGATTCAACCGCTAACTTATTTTTGGCCATACCGTGGCGCTCTCCTTCGACAGAGCAAAAGTTTGAACGCAACAGCCATGCGCAACGTCGCTCCAATCACCGTAGGCCCGGCGAGCCGGCTCATCCTGGGCATGCGCGTCGACGCTACCTCCTATGCCAGCGCCGCCGGCCAGGTGGTCGCCTGGGCGAACGCAGCCGAGTCCAGGTACGTCGTCTTCTCCACCGTCAATAACGTGATGGAGGCATTCGACTGCCCCGATTATCGTGCCATCGTAAATGGCGCGGACCTCGTTACGCCCGACGGCATGCCGCTGGTCTGGGGCCTCAAATGGCTAGGCCTTCGCGCGGCGACCCGAGTCTATGGACCCGACTTCACGGCTCTGGCCCTCGGCCTGGCCGCTGGTGGGAAAATCCCCGTTGGATTCTATGGAGCAAGCCAACAGGTCCTGGATGCTCTGCTTCGCTCCGTCCGGAGCCGGCACCCTGACCTCGACATCGCCTACTCCTACGCTCCGCCGTTCCGCCCGCTCACTCCGCAGGAAGACGAGGCCGTCGTTCAGGCAATTTCCACCTCCGGTTGCCGGATCCTATTCGTGGGACTCAGCTCGCCCAAGCAGGACGTCTGGATGGCCCAGCACCGCGGCCGTATCCCCGCTGTCATGCTCGGCGTCGGCGCCGCCTTCGACTTCCTCTCCGGCACGAAACCCCAGGCCCCCCGCTGGATGATGCGCCTCGGGCTCGAATGGCTCTTCCGCCTCGCCTCCGAACCGCGCCGCCTCTGGAAACGCTATCTGAAGTACAATCCGCGCTTCGTCGCCCTTTTCGCTTTACAATTGCTTGGTTGGCAGCGGGGCGAACAAAGCAGCTGAGATTCCTGGCTGCGCTCCGACACAAACTTGTTGTGCATACAGCCCGCCCCAGTCATGCCGGCCTCCCCGCCGGTCCGCCCGCGGACTCCGATCTGCCCCTCGGAGGCGCCCTGCCACGGCTCGACGCGGATTCCTCGTCCTCTCGCCCCCAGGTCCGCGCCTCCGGCCGCGTGCGCGCCACCTGGGCCATCCTCCTCGCCGACCTCGCGGCCCTCGAGCTCTCCCTCTTCCTCGGCTACTCCCTCCGCATCTTCCTCCTCCCCTGGTTCCCCCAGGAGTTCCAGCCCCAGCACTACAAAGGCCTCGCCCTCGGCGTCCTCGTCATCCCCCTGGTCTACTTCCTCCTCGATCTCTACCCCGGCTATGGCATGAATCCGGCCGAGCGCCTCCGCAAACGCGTCCAGGCCACCTTCGTCGTCTTCAGCCTCCTCCTCGCCTGGGACTACCTCGTCCAGGGCCACCAGTGGTCCCGCGGCATCGTCCTCTGCACCGGCCTCTTCGCCTTCATCCTGCCCGCCCTCTTCGACGAAATCGCCCGCCACTTCCTCTCCAACGCCGGCGTCATGGGCATCCCCGTCCTCGTCCTGGGAGGAGGCAAGACCGGCCGCCACATCATCCGCCACCTCCTCGAAAACCCCGGCCTCGGCCTCCGCCCCGCCGCCATCCTCGACGATGATCCGGCCCTGGAGGAAACCCGCATCTTTGGCGTGCCTGTCGCCGGAACACTCGACGAAGCGCCCCGCTTCAGCAGCACCATCGAGACAATCATCGTCGCGCTGCCCGGCATGGACGAAGGCCGTCAGTCGAAGCTCATCCAGAAACTGCCCTTCTCCCACGTCATCGTCGTCCCCAACCTCCAGGGCATTCAGAGCCTGTGGGTCACCCCGCGCGATCTGGGCGGCATCCTCGGGCTCGAGGTCAACAAGAACCTCCTCATGCGGTCCAACCACACCATGAAGCGGTGTATGGACCTCGTCATCGCCTGGCCGCTTCTCCTCTTCGCCATCCCGCTCATCGCTCTTTCCGCGCTGCTCCTCAAGCTGCTCAGCCCCGGCCCCGTCTTCTTCCGCCAGCCGCGCGCCGGCAAGAGCGGCCGCCTGTTCAGCATGCTCAAGCTCCGCACCATGCACCCCAACTCCGAGCAGCTCCTGCGGGAACATCTCGCCCGCAACCCCGATGAGCAAACCAGTTGGGCCAGGTACTTCAAACTCAAGTCGGACCCGCGCATCATCCCCTGGCTGGGCTCCCTGCTCCGCCGCTTCAGCCTCGATGAACTCCCGCAGCTCTGGCACGTCATCCGGGGCGAGATGAGTCTCGTCGGCCCGCGCCCCTTCCCCGCCTACCATCTAGACGCCTTCCCCCCGGAATTCCGGGGTCTCCGGGCCAGTGTGACACCCGGCCTCACCGGCCTCTGGCAAGTCTCGGCCAGAAGCGATGGCGACATCGACGTCCAGGAAATCCTGGACTCCTACTACATCCGCAACTGGTCCCCCTGGCTCGACCTCCACATCCTGATCCGCACCTTCCGGGTAGTAGTCCTAGGCCGAGGCGCCTACTAACCCCACCTGCAAGCAACCAGACCCACCAGAGTCAACCCGAACCGCCCGCATCAACCCCAGCCGCGAAGGTCCATCCGAACCGCAAGTGCGAACAGCGCTGCGAGTGTGAACAGCGCGGCGAGTGTGAACAGAGCCGCGAGTGTCAACGAGCGGGGGAGTCACCGTAAGGCCCCAACCAACCCCAAAGAGGAATCCGGGAGCCCCACCCCGCAATCCCGCCGCAAACTGCCAACCAGCCCGCCGCCACTCAGAGCCGCCAGCGTCCGTCCGAGCCGCCAGTCCGAACAGAGCCGCGAGTGTCAACGAGCGGGGGAGTCACCGTAAGGCCCCAACCAACCAACTCCCAAAGGGGATCTCCGCCCCCCACCTCGTAATCTCACCGCAAACGCCACTCAGAGCCGCCAGCGTCCGTCCGAGCCGCCAGTGCGAACAGAGCCGCGAGTGTCAACGAGCGGGGGAATCACCGTAAGGCCCCAACCCCAAATAGGAATCCGGAAGCCCCCCAGCACACCAGCCCGGAAATCATCCAAACTGGAATCAGCCCCATGCTCACCTCGCGCCGCAAAAGAGCAAGTGCCCATCCCTCCGGGCACGTCCAGCTGAAACGCCCAGCATGACCTCGAAGCAACGACGTCTCCTCTGGGCCCTTTGGATCTTCCTCGGCCTGCTAGGCACCGCCTACTCCCTCCTCCCCGGCCCCCTAGCCTCGCAAATCCGTGAGGGGGGCTCCGCCGACCACGCCATCGCCTTCACAGCCTGGGGCCTCCTGGGAGGCATCGTCGCCCGCAGGCATCAAGTCCTACCGACGGCGATCGCGATGCTGGCAGTAGGCATCTTCATAGAGTTGGCCCAGAGGGCCATCCCCGGCCGCGCCAGCGAGTGGATCGACCTCTTCGAGGACTGTTCCGGCATCCTCCTGGGCATGGGGGCAGTGCTCCTCTACCACCGGTTCCGTCCGGCAAGGCCCACGCCCGAATAACCCGCCGCAGGCCCTGCCCAAACCCACCGGGGCCCATCCAGCCCCAAGCCCGAATCTGCCCGAGCCCCAACCAGCCCAACGCCACCCCCTGTACGGCCGCGGACATGGGTGACAATCTGGTCTACCGACATGGGTAACAGTCGTCGCGGGGGCTTGTCTGATCGCCTTTCGCGATTCTAGCCGGATTCGTACGCCTGTGGAAATGTGGGAATCGCGTAGCGATTTCCAAGCGCGGTGGGAAGCGAGGGAATCCTGTTTTTGGATTTCCTCGCTTTCCACGGTGCGTCATTTCCATGGGCCTTACTCAGCGGCCGGCACCGCCGCGGATTCGTCGTCCTGTTGCTCCAGCGCCTTCGGCTTCTTCCTCATAAACCGATTACGCTCTATGTCCAGCCAGCCGAGCAACAGCATGCCGTAGAACACTTCGAAATAGCGATCGTCAACCTGCCGCAGTCCAAGCAACTGACGCGCAAAGATCTCGCTGATGAAAATCCTCTGATCCTTGTAGTAGAGATCTCCGTGATTCTGGATCCGTCGTAGCACGAGCCCTGCCGGGTACTCCACCTCCGGGATCCGACGTGGCATCGGGCGCAACGACGGCTGATAGTGTTTTGCCGGCGTATCGTAGTCCAGGGCTTCATGGGGCCGCTGCTCGTTGTAGATCCTTTGAAAGTCGTGAAATCGCTTCTGCTGCTGGCGCGGGTTGGCCGCCGGCGGATTCAGCGTGTCCTGTTTCAACGTCCGATGCATGCGCTCGTGGCGGCCGTTTTCCTGCGGTGAGGCCGGTGCTGTGCGCTCCGGCAGAATGCCCAGCCGAACCCAGCGCATCGACAACCGACTGAGTCCGCCAGGCGCCCGCGTCGAAAACGGCGTGCCATTGTCCGTACGAATCACCTCCGGCAGACCGTACTCTCGAAACGCCGCCTCGAAGATCGCAGCCGCATGCTTTCCATCCGTCTTCGGCGTAATTTGGCAGCGCAGCAAGTACCTGCTGTGGGCGTCCGTGATGGTCAATGGATCGCAACGCACGCCATCACCTGTACGGAACCAACCCTTGAAGTCCGCGCACCACGTCCGATTGGGTCCATCCACGGACGCAAAGGGCTGCCCGAAGGGCGGCGTCCGCAAGCGTCGCTTTCGTGTGACACTCAGACCCGCTCTTTTCAGGATCATGGCGATGGTGCTGGGCGCCGGCCAGTGCTTCCTCTCCGGCTCCGCCTCGGCCAACTTCCTCAATAGCTTGCGCGGGCCCCAGTTCCACTTCCGCCGCTCAGCCAGGATGCGCTCTATGACTTCCTGACTGACTTCCTGCGGGCTGGTATGAGGCGCCCGGCTGCGGTCCTGCAAACCGGCCACGCCTTCCTCCTCTCGACGCTTGATCCACTTGTGGACCGTCTTTCTCGATACGCCATAGGCTTCCGCCAGTGCGGTCACGGTCTCGCCTTCGTCGTACTCCTGCAATAGTTGAACCCGTTGGTCCATTGCTCTGGTCTCCTTCCACGGCATCGACACTCATCGTGCCGTACCGATAAGGCGGATCAGATCTCTTGCGCCGCTGATCTGTGTTACCGATGTCGCCGGTCCACCACCAGTCCCGGAGCGCAGCGACGGGCTACCCGCGCGTCATTGATTGAGCAAGCCGCGCCCTCGCGCCTCCTCTCCCGGTCCGTCCCCTGGGTTGACCACCCAACATCACAAACCCGCATCAACCCGAACCGCCACCCCCAGCATTACCCCCGTCGGAGCCGCAGGCGAAGGCGGGGGCCCGCCCCAACCCAGCAACCACCCGAAGACCAACCCAAACCATCCCAGCAACGTGCGGCCAGGCACCAAGTCCAATCTCGGAAGCGCAACACACGCGTCCACCCACCCCGCACCGCAGCGACGGGCTACCCGCGAGTCATCGATAGCGCGGGCCGCGCCCCCGCGCCTCCTCGCCTGGTCCGTCCCCTGGGTCGACCACCCAGCATCACAAACCCGCATCAACCCGAACCGCCACCCCCAGCATTACCCCCGTCGGAGCCGCAGGCGAAGGCGGGGGCCCGCCCCAACCCAGCAACCGCCCGAAGACCAACCCAAACCATCCCAGCAGCGTGCGGCCAGGCGCCAAGTCCAATCTCGGAAGCGCAACACACTCGTCCACCCGCCCCGTACCGCAGCGACGGCGGGGGCCCGCCCCAACCCAGCAACCACCCGAAGACCAACCCAAACCATCCCAGCAACGTGCGGCCAGGCACCAAGTCCAATCTCGGAAGCGCAACACACGCGTCCACCCACCCCGCACCGCAGCGACGGGCTACCCGCGAGTCATCGATAGCGCGGGCCGCGCCCCCGCGCCTCCTCGCCTGGTCCGTCCCCTGGGTCGACCACCCAGCATCACAAACCCGCATCAACCCGAACCGCCACCCCCAGCATTACCCCCGTCGGAGCCGCAGGCGAAGGCGGGGGCCCGCCCCAACCCAGCAACCGCCCGAAGACCAACCCAAACCATCCCAGCAGCGTGCGGCCAGGCGCCAAGTCCAATCTCGGAAGCGCAACACACTCGTCCACCCGCCCCGTACCGCAGCGACGGGCTACACACGCGTCCTCAACCCAAACGATCCCAACAGCCTCCCCCACCCAGCCCCATCAA encodes the following:
- a CDS encoding STELLO glycosyltransferase family protein — encoded protein: MNNARWIVVTTINPPTETVRRLAELCPEWQILVVGDRKTPPDWHYPGVRFLSVDEQKTLPFALAERSPFNHYARKNLGYLYAIAHGAEVLLETDDDNIPYDWYPGAVSPAIVARSVESAGWQNVYRHFSSARIWPRGFPLEFVNESLRTDCALSPPFEQTCAIQQFLADENPDVDAVYRLTTEGDIFFRGEDVVLGSGSWCPFNSQNTLWWPQAFTYLYLPCSATFRMTDIWRSFVAQACLFASGGRLAFRGANMFQRRNDHSLIRDFADEVSGYLNNVAIMDKLSRLPLAGIDPAAQLDACYEQMTASGYLRPEELDLARLWLADLQSARIQAQSAKPSLPLIA
- a CDS encoding acyltransferase family protein, whose amino-acid sequence is MNTEPTRYSQALNALRFFAAMWIVFAHFGIRPLGALGLPAAFLDLLQTRSIATSFFFLLSGFLLTQSLYGKRVRIRSFLTRRITKLYPVHALCFLAMVPTAFIGLDRIRGEDVAVHSLLWLTMVHGFFPKVQLLYNSPAWAVTSFALGYGAILWTRRWTRWSTAALLAAMGLFWIIDLAPNLWLVTHFRQSFQYSFPGDPAVHVAPELDQATSFIHAFPPLRILEVMFGSVLALLANRVQPADKPHWWAGDSFLAASGLATAIFLSVMGSSFTTRFLAGHALFLPLLAVLVLGVWFNRGNLERLLSNPLLQLGGSSSMLIYFGHWPACWGIIWFAQKFGGLSARQTMESPMVFLIMLAGSILPALLLQRPYDKFCGDIARRLGAYWIPASMVTPLPAESSAARRSTSESASAARLTGEIV
- a CDS encoding GDSL-type esterase/lipase family protein, which codes for MAGTRKVVVLGSSSAAGVGATRYELSWVGLLTSELRNRGFEVVNSSISGSGTSTSLARFDSDVTPQQPDFVVLATSIFNEGFVNAPQAAWSRYIANTRELIRRTRELGAIPIVVGMYPSDFYTATNIALISQLYRTEETLGVPMWDFWSIVSDPTGNWLPGLTRDGLHPTDAGHSYFFNSIPLSLFDIAYRPSQEDMESTPGSWQTPTAGEGLELGRIDIALDRASDSWTSAAWIQDAGENEWRVYLRFGSDQGERYRLERHATNLVLREGESETLLVPVTVGPGRTWRHVAVSYQFATRSLRVYLDGLLVGQYQTAQPEPMSRFEFGSGCLNCSFSDLAVYRSNLDSDQLAQIMTGLIPRRSLEFWAPLRELNLLPRNLARTNPSLSVSGAWQYQSGEAPALCGRDNTQQQSPARGSEPSGAGFNR
- a CDS encoding WecB/TagA/CpsF family glycosyltransferase, producing the protein MRNVAPITVGPASRLILGMRVDATSYASAAGQVVAWANAAESRYVVFSTVNNVMEAFDCPDYRAIVNGADLVTPDGMPLVWGLKWLGLRAATRVYGPDFTALALGLAAGGKIPVGFYGASQQVLDALLRSVRSRHPDLDIAYSYAPPFRPLTPQEDEAVVQAISTSGCRILFVGLSSPKQDVWMAQHRGRIPAVMLGVGAAFDFLSGTKPQAPRWMMRLGLEWLFRLASEPRRLWKRYLKYNPRFVALFALQLLGWQRGEQSS
- a CDS encoding exopolysaccharide biosynthesis polyprenyl glycosylphosphotransferase, whose amino-acid sequence is MHTARPSHAGLPAGPPADSDLPLGGALPRLDADSSSSRPQVRASGRVRATWAILLADLAALELSLFLGYSLRIFLLPWFPQEFQPQHYKGLALGVLVIPLVYFLLDLYPGYGMNPAERLRKRVQATFVVFSLLLAWDYLVQGHQWSRGIVLCTGLFAFILPALFDEIARHFLSNAGVMGIPVLVLGGGKTGRHIIRHLLENPGLGLRPAAILDDDPALEETRIFGVPVAGTLDEAPRFSSTIETIIVALPGMDEGRQSKLIQKLPFSHVIVVPNLQGIQSLWVTPRDLGGILGLEVNKNLLMRSNHTMKRCMDLVIAWPLLLFAIPLIALSALLLKLLSPGPVFFRQPRAGKSGRLFSMLKLRTMHPNSEQLLREHLARNPDEQTSWARYFKLKSDPRIIPWLGSLLRRFSLDELPQLWHVIRGEMSLVGPRPFPAYHLDAFPPEFRGLRASVTPGLTGLWQVSARSDGDIDVQEILDSYYIRNWSPWLDLHILIRTFRVVVLGRGAY
- a CDS encoding VanZ family protein; its protein translation is MTSKQRRLLWALWIFLGLLGTAYSLLPGPLASQIREGGSADHAIAFTAWGLLGGIVARRHQVLPTAIAMLAVGIFIELAQRAIPGRASEWIDLFEDCSGILLGMGAVLLYHRFRPARPTPE
- a CDS encoding IS481 family transposase produces the protein MDQRVQLLQEYDEGETVTALAEAYGVSRKTVHKWIKRREEEGVAGLQDRSRAPHTSPQEVSQEVIERILAERRKWNWGPRKLLRKLAEAEPERKHWPAPSTIAMILKRAGLSVTRKRRLRTPPFGQPFASVDGPNRTWCADFKGWFRTGDGVRCDPLTITDAHSRYLLRCQITPKTDGKHAAAIFEAAFREYGLPEVIRTDNGTPFSTRAPGGLSRLSMRWVRLGILPERTAPASPQENGRHERMHRTLKQDTLNPPAANPRQQQKRFHDFQRIYNEQRPHEALDYDTPAKHYQPSLRPMPRRIPEVEYPAGLVLRRIQNHGDLYYKDQRIFISEIFARQLLGLRQVDDRYFEVFYGMLLLGWLDIERNRFMRKKPKALEQQDDESAAVPAAE